One genomic window of Centropristis striata isolate RG_2023a ecotype Rhode Island chromosome 20, C.striata_1.0, whole genome shotgun sequence includes the following:
- the LOC131993676 gene encoding monocarboxylate transporter 12-B-like yields the protein MFFVEFQLHFEKDYATTAWIHSLIDSTTMLCAPLGGFLTNRFSCRFTVILGGLLSASGLVLSSFATSLEYLYISLGILTGLGYALTYTPSIAMVGRYFNERKALAYGIAMSGIGIGTFIMAPAVQLLIEHYSWRGALLILGGFVSNLCVCGALMRPLEPTRSKRIWENNMAHVEEDCMTTVLDSKDTEEAPAECSLVEEKQLELNNLMDTQRMLIANGALKNSDLENNKLGRGNIVLLPNSCLPDSNLKELKISECILFSNKLTEMLEEIKLSDPRLENGSTNEDLEMVESKNFHNKAANVDAKIEDSGLTEAKPIDDYHLDQSPPPEPLVSTETSTRGRWFRLKSREGIGFLMIPDFVFLSVSFLFLAYGCSAPVVYLVPYALSVGLEHQQAALLMSIFGVSAIVGNITFGWLTDRECLKRYRLLSYMLAIGMEGLCCMFVHLLHSFSLLATFSALYGYFDGAYVALIPVVTSDIVGSTYLTSALGVVYFLHAIPYLISPPIGGWLVDMTGNYAATFFLSGASFMCSSVVLAAAMLVRHFRRSKSNSAACSSPSHTAAAAQQSII from the exons ATGTTCTTTGTGGAGTTCCAGCTGCACTTTGAGAAGGATTATGCCACCACCGCCTGGATCCACAGTCTGATCGACTCCACCACCATGCTCTGTG CTCCTCTCGGTGGTTTCCTTACAAACCGATTCTCCTGCAGATTTACAGTGATCCTGGGAGGTCTTCTGTCTGCTTCTGGTCTGGTCCTCAGCTCCTTTGCTACCAGTCTGGAATATCTGTACATCTCCTTGGGCATCCTAACAG GTCTTGGCTACGCTCTCACTTACACACCATCTATAGCGATGGTGGGGAGGTACTTCAATGAGAGGAAAGCTCTGGCCTATGGCATCGCAATGTCTG GGATTGGCATCGGGACCTTCATCATGGCTCCTGCAGTCCAGCTGCTGATAGAACATTATTCCTGGAGAGGAGCTCTGCTCATCCTGGGAGGGTTTGTTTCCaacctgtgtgtctgtggtgctCTGATGAGGCCGCTGGAACCAACAAGAAGTAAAAG GATATGGGAGAACAACATGGCACATGTGGAGGAAGACTGCATGACAACAGTGCTGGATTCCAAAGACACTGAGGAAGCGCCTGCTGAATGCAGTCTAGTGGAGGAAAAGCAGCTGGAACTGAACAACTTAATGGATACTCAAAGGATGCTCATAGCCAATGGAGCACTTAAAAACTCTGACCTTGAAAACAACAAACTGGGCCGGGGGAATATAGTGCTGCTACCAAATTCGTGCCTGCCTGATTCAAATTTAAAAGAGCTGAAGATATCTGAGTGCATATTATTTAGCAACAAGCTAACAGAAATGCTAGAGGAGATCAAACTCTCAGATCCTAGACTAGAAAATGGTAGCACAAACGAGGACTTGGAAATGGTCGAAAGCAAGAACTTCCACAACAAGGCAGCTAACGTGGACGCTAAGATAGAAGACTCAGGACTCACAGAAGCCAAACCAATAGATGACTATCACTTAGATCAAAGCCCTCCTCCTGAGCCTTTAGTGAGCACTGAGACTTCAACCAGAGGACGCTGGTTTCGTCTCAAGTCAAGGGAGGGGATTGGTTTTCTCATGATACcagactttgtgtttctgtctgtgtccttCCTGTTTCTGGCTTATGGCTGCAGCGCTCCAGTAGTTTACCTGGTCCCTTACGCCCTCAGCGTGGGACTGGAGCACCAGCAGGCTGCCTTACTTATGTCCATATTTGGAGTCAGCGCCATTGTGGGCAACATCACCTTTGGATGGCTCAcggacagaga GTGTCTGAAGAGGTATCGCTTGCTGAGCTACATGTTGGCGATAGGCATGGAGGGCCTCTGCTGCATGTTTGTCCACCTCCTTCACTCCTTCTCCCTCTTGGCCACATTTTCTGCACTCTACGGGTACTTTGACGGGGCGTATGTGGCACTCATCCCAGTGGTGACCTCTGATATCGTCGGCTCCACCTACCTGACCTCCGCTTTGGGTGTGGTCTACTTCCTGCATGCCATCCCCTACCTGATTAGCCCACCAATAGGAG GTTGGTTAGTAGACATGACCGGAAACTACGCAGCAACCTTCTTTCTCAGCGGGGCTTCCTTCATGTGTAGCTCTGTGGTCCTAGCAGCTGCCATGTTGGTCAGACACTTCAGGAGGTCCAAGTCTAACTCAGCTGCATGCTCAAGTCCCagtcacactgctgctgcagctcagcagAGCATCATATGA